From one Neorhizobium galegae genomic stretch:
- a CDS encoding IS3 family transposase (programmed frameshift): MKASQFSDAQKAFILKQGDEGVTVAEICRKAGISQATYFNWKKKYAGMLPPEMKKLKQLEDENARLKKIVADLTLDRVMLQDVIRRKPLRPARKREVVRCMCRDWAISIRRACGALNFDRSTYHYTSRRADQAGLERRIREICETRVRYGYRRVHVLLEREGWGTNIKRTYRIYRDLGLQLRDKTPKRRVKAKLREDRQKAVGPNDVWAMDFVHDQLATGKKLRVLTVVDTFSRYVPVLDPRHSYRGEDVVQTLERVCRQVGYPKTIRVDQGTEFVSRDLDLWAYAKGVILDFSRPGKPTDNAFIEAFNGRFRAECLNQHWFLTLADAREKMEDWRRDYNEVRPHGAIGNKVPIALMNSGGATSPPP; the protein is encoded by the exons ATGAAGGCATCGCAGTTTTCGGACGCGCAGAAGGCGTTCATTCTGAAGCAGGGTGATGAGGGGGTGACGGTCGCGGAGATCTGCCGCAAGGCGGGGATCAGCCAGGCGACCTATTTCAATTGGAAGAAGAAGTACGCCGGAATGTTGCCGCCGGAGATGAAGAAGCTGAAGCAGCTCGAGGACGAGAATGCGCGATTGAAAAAGATCGTCGCGGATCTGACGCTGGATCGGGTGATGTTGCAGGACGTCATCCGGCGAAAGC CTCTAAGGCCTGCTCGCAAGCGAGAGGTGGTAAGGTGCATGTGCCGGGACTGGGCAATCTCGATCCGGCGTGCCTGTGGGGCGCTGAACTTCGATCGGTCGACCTACCATTACACCTCTCGCCGTGCCGATCAGGCCGGCCTGGAACGTCGTATTCGGGAGATCTGCGAGACCCGTGTGCGTTATGGCTATCGACGCGTGCATGTGCTCCTGGAACGCGAGGGCTGGGGCACCAACATCAAGCGAACCTATCGCATTTACAGAGACTTGGGTCTGCAGTTGCGCGATAAGACACCGAAGCGTCGGGTTAAAGCCAAACTGCGGGAGGACCGACAAAAGGCTGTGGGACCCAACGATGTGTGGGCGATGGACTTCGTGCACGACCAACTCGCGACCGGAAAGAAGCTGCGGGTTCTGACAGTGGTCGATACCTTCTCGCGCTATGTCCCAGTGCTTGATCCGCGTCACAGCTATCGCGGCGAAGACGTGGTGCAGACATTGGAGCGGGTGTGCCGGCAAGTCGGCTATCCGAAGACGATCCGTGTCGATCAGGGAACCGAATTTGTGTCTCGCGATCTCGACCTATGGGCCTATGCCAAGGGCGTGATCCTGGACTTCTCACGTCCGGGAAAGCCCACGGACAACGCCTTCATCGAAGCCTTCAACGGCCGCTTCCGGGCGGAATGCCTGAACCAGCACTGGTTCCTGACCCTTGCGGATGCGCGCGAAAAGATGGAGGATTGGCGTAGAGACTACAATGAGGTTCGGCCACATGGCGCAATCGGCAACAAGGTCCCGATCGCGCTGATGAATTCGGGAGGCGCAACCAGCCCGCCTCCCTGA
- a CDS encoding enoyl ACP reductase FabMG family protein, translating to MENPVALNRLSENTVFRKGDVFVLFGELFGRGYATGLLEEARRAGMEIVGITVGRRDENNALRPLDAEELSSAEARLGGRIINIPLMAGFDLDAPADGPTPTDLLAKMTLESWEHDKLDWDYVGQCRDIATARFTESLSKVMTVLDGMIAAGRNVFFAHTMAGGIPKAKVFLVVANRIYKGTAARHMSSQTLLDSDMGKLILQNFDDVSANTFRHLIDFSAAIRERVEASGGQIRYTAYGYHGSAVLVDGSYRWQTYTNYTQGYAKMRLEGIAEEAWATGIKATVYNCPEIRTNSSDVFTGIELPLIPLLLALKKENGGQWADEQWQACQQLLADGLTMKDVFRKITDMQASEVMRPFYDFSAWPMANSQAQADLTIGTSNEITQMHRDSKLMISDLLSGLVVKATGQLIFGESSEPSGPVLWLNHDIVARRLNASHPHSKSPAPLIAQGMESSHLEMA from the coding sequence ATGGAAAATCCGGTTGCACTGAATCGTCTTTCCGAGAACACGGTCTTCCGTAAAGGCGATGTTTTCGTACTCTTCGGCGAACTGTTCGGCCGCGGATACGCCACCGGCTTGCTCGAGGAAGCCAGACGGGCTGGAATGGAGATTGTGGGGATTACCGTCGGGCGGCGCGACGAGAACAACGCGCTGCGGCCACTCGACGCCGAGGAACTGTCTTCGGCGGAGGCCCGGCTGGGCGGCAGGATCATCAACATACCTCTTATGGCGGGTTTCGATCTCGATGCGCCCGCAGACGGCCCAACTCCCACCGATCTCCTGGCAAAGATGACGCTTGAGAGCTGGGAACACGACAAGCTCGACTGGGACTATGTCGGGCAATGCCGCGACATCGCCACTGCGCGTTTTACGGAGTCGCTTTCAAAAGTCATGACCGTTCTCGACGGAATGATCGCCGCTGGCCGCAATGTTTTCTTCGCCCACACAATGGCCGGGGGCATCCCGAAGGCGAAGGTATTCTTGGTCGTCGCCAATCGAATCTACAAGGGGACCGCAGCCCGCCACATGTCGTCGCAGACCTTGCTCGACAGTGACATGGGAAAACTCATCCTGCAGAATTTTGACGACGTCTCCGCAAACACCTTTCGCCATCTCATTGATTTCAGCGCGGCGATCCGCGAGCGCGTGGAAGCTTCGGGCGGTCAAATACGATACACGGCCTATGGTTACCACGGATCCGCGGTCCTCGTTGACGGAAGCTATCGTTGGCAGACCTACACCAACTACACCCAGGGTTATGCGAAGATGCGGCTCGAAGGCATTGCAGAGGAAGCCTGGGCGACAGGGATCAAGGCAACTGTCTATAACTGTCCCGAAATCCGGACCAATTCGTCCGATGTGTTCACGGGTATCGAGCTGCCCCTGATACCGCTGCTGCTTGCGTTGAAGAAAGAAAACGGTGGCCAATGGGCAGACGAACAGTGGCAGGCCTGCCAGCAGCTTCTGGCAGACGGCTTAACCATGAAGGATGTGTTCCGGAAGATCACCGACATGCAGGCCAGCGAGGTCATGCGACCGTTCTATGACTTTTCGGCATGGCCCATGGCAAACAGCCAGGCACAGGCCGATTTGACCATCGGCACGTCCAACGAGATCACCCAGATGCATCGGGATAGCAAGTTGATGATCAGCGACCTCCTGAGCGGTCTCGTTGTGAAGGCAACCGGGCAGCTCATTTTTGGCGAATCTTCCGAACCCTCCGGTCCCGTCCTGTGGCTCAATCACGATATCGTGGCTCGGCGACTTAACGCTTCCCACCCGCATTCGAAGTCTCCCGCGCCGCTTATCGCGCAGGGAATGGAATCCTCGCACCTTGAGATGGCGTGA
- a CDS encoding diguanylate cyclase domain-containing protein translates to MGGEEFAILLPGTGIDAGRSLPMVSGLLLPRPNSRSARTRGPISASFGITTLAQTDWHFEDMLLQADSTLSKRRRRVAIRVA, encoded by the coding sequence TTGGGGGGCGAGGAATTCGCAATCCTCCTGCCGGGGACCGGCATCGACGCCGGCAGATCGTTGCCGATGGTATCCGGGTTGCTATTGCCGAGACCAAACTCTCGTTCGGCGAGGACCCGAGGCCCGATTTCAGCCAGCTTTGGAATCACCACACTGGCGCAGACCGATTGGCATTTCGAGGATATGCTTCTTCAGGCTGATAGCACACTCTCGAAGCGAAGACGGCGGGTCGCAATACGTGTCGCATAG
- a CDS encoding nuclear transport factor 2 family protein: protein MSIEKNIQTVEDFFAAIGRGDREALLSLVAEDIEWVIPGEDWPLAGTHRGHAGLANLLETSSTSLETSTEPREFVAQGDRVLVVGFARGRIKATNKTFEDDWVFAITVRDGRLTNIREYVDTQALARAARMDASGPK from the coding sequence ATGAGCATTGAGAAGAACATCCAGACCGTGGAGGACTTCTTCGCGGCGATCGGCCGCGGCGATAGGGAGGCTCTGCTGTCACTGGTCGCCGAAGACATCGAGTGGGTCATTCCGGGCGAGGACTGGCCGCTGGCCGGAACGCATCGCGGACACGCGGGGCTGGCGAATTTGCTTGAGACGTCGTCCACGTCGTTAGAAACGTCCACGGAACCTCGGGAGTTCGTGGCGCAAGGAGACCGGGTCCTCGTCGTCGGCTTCGCGAGGGGAAGGATCAAAGCGACGAACAAGACGTTCGAGGACGACTGGGTCTTCGCCATCACGGTCCGGGACGGCAGACTGACCAACATCCGGGAATATGTCGACACGCAAGCACTGGCGCGGGCCGCGCGGATGGATGCGTCCGGACCTAAGTAG
- a CDS encoding discoidin domain-containing protein — protein MELTLKVVDVAGEVRARATGMDETYLVYRDSYNEGDQVVVETSEPGYLMLALDDAMTPAIVYMKGQSYALGVPFGSKRIPYSPRAFEGGIHRLCVRKARPEEIAARRNLAFNPWDDHANATIFPLAKANVETRGEAVFAARNAIDGEKANDDHGFWPYTSWGINRDPDATLTLDFGRPVKIDEIVLYLRADFPHDAWWEKASVTFSNAETTCFSLVKTGAAQCFPVREQTVEWIRLHSLIKADDPSPFPALTQIEIWGREADM, from the coding sequence ATGGAACTGACACTGAAAGTCGTAGATGTGGCGGGCGAGGTTCGCGCCAGGGCTACAGGCATGGACGAAACATATCTCGTTTATCGCGACAGCTACAACGAAGGCGATCAGGTCGTCGTCGAAACGTCCGAGCCGGGGTATCTCATGCTCGCGCTCGACGACGCGATGACGCCCGCGATCGTCTATATGAAGGGGCAGAGCTACGCGCTCGGGGTCCCCTTCGGTTCCAAGCGCATTCCTTATTCGCCGCGGGCCTTCGAAGGCGGGATCCACAGACTATGCGTCCGCAAGGCGCGGCCGGAGGAGATCGCGGCACGTCGGAACCTGGCTTTCAATCCATGGGACGACCACGCCAATGCCACCATCTTTCCGCTCGCCAAGGCGAATGTGGAGACACGCGGGGAGGCGGTCTTTGCCGCGCGCAACGCCATCGACGGCGAAAAGGCGAACGACGATCATGGCTTCTGGCCCTACACGAGCTGGGGGATCAATCGCGATCCCGATGCGACGCTGACGCTCGATTTCGGCCGGCCGGTGAAAATCGACGAAATCGTCCTCTACCTGCGAGCGGACTTTCCGCACGACGCCTGGTGGGAAAAAGCCAGCGTCACCTTCTCCAACGCCGAGACCACATGTTTCTCGCTGGTCAAGACGGGTGCGGCTCAGTGTTTCCCGGTGAGGGAGCAGACCGTGGAATGGATCAGGCTGCACAGCCTGATCAAGGCCGACGATCCGTCGCCCTTTCCGGCGCTGACCCAGATCGAAATCTGGGGACGCGAGGCGGATATGTAA